The nucleotide sequence ATGGAATTTGGAAACCGGCGATCGGCACCGCAGTCTGTTTGGCTATCCTTTAGGCGTTAATGCCGTTGCGATTAATTCTGATGGCACAATGCTGGCAATTGGTGCTCCAGATGGAACCGTTGACTTGTGGGACATGGAAACCGGCAAACGACTCCGCACACTCTGCGGACAAGGTCGAGTTACGGCAATCGTTTTTAGTCCAGATGGGAAAACCCTTGTTTCCGGCAGCGATAACTCATTTTCTGATACCGTGTTTGCCACACCGGCTAACAAAGGCAATGCTGATGCCGGTGAAAGTCATGCCGGCAGTATCAACATTTGGCATTTAAGCACTGGCAAACTGCTTTACAACCTCTGCGATCCCTCTGTGCCGGTGAATGCGCTTTCTATCAGTCCTGACGGCAACAGCTTAGTCAGTGGACATCGTGATGGTACTATCAATATTTGGCCTAAAAGCAGCCGGCCTCTACCCTCGCACACTCTTAATGGTCATCAAGATGCCGTTTACGCAATTGCCATTAGCTCGAATGGTCAAATTTTAGCGAGTGGCAGTGGGGATAAAACGATTAAGTTGTGGCAGCTAGCCAACGGCCAAAGTTCCACCACTCTGATCGGTCATGCAGATGCAGTTTATACAGTGGCGCTGAGTCCTGATGGGCAACTTCTGGCGAGTGGTAGCGGTGATGGCACGATTACAATTTGGCAGATGAACACCGGCAAACGGCTTTGCTCTCTCACCGGCTATTCTCAGAATTTAAACTCAGTGATGTCCGTTGTCTTTAGCCCTGATGGCCAGAAGCTTGCCACCGGCAGCGGAGATGGGACTATTAAAATTTGGCAGGCCAGCTAAAAAACTTTTCAATAATTGCACTCAGCAACCGCGCGGATTTGAAGTCGTTAAAGCGCCAACCGCTCAGACAGTGATCGCTTCCTGCTATTTTATCAATCCTAAACCCTAGCTTTTATTATCATAACTTAGCAAAAATAATAAAAATTTAATACATATTATTATTCACTAAATTGAGTAACTTTAGCAACAATTCAGTATTTTCACTTGACACGCATGAGTAGGCTATCTTAGAACTAAGTAGTCTAAGGCACATCTTCCTTTTGATAGAAGACAGTTGAAATTAACAATCCACTGACGCATCTAGGTGGATACACATAACTGGAAGAAGCCGAAGGAGTTTGATTTACACTTCGGGAGATAAGTTGATGCAGGCACTTGATGGCTCATTTGGGGATGATCTTCTTCAAGGTTCGCTAGAGAAAGATATTTTGAGGGGTCTTGCCGGTAAAGATACCGTGCTGGGCATAGAGGCAGATGATTATGCCAATGGCAACGAGGGTGACGACTACCTCAACGGCAACCACGGTAACGATACAGTTCGAGGGGGCCAAGCTAATGATACTGTGCGGGGCGGTGCTGACGCTGACTGGGCCTATGGCGATTTGGGCGATGATACCGTTTATGGCGACAAAGGCAACGACACCCTATTAGGCGGATGTGGCGACTTTGCGAACGCTGAAAATGATGGCAACGATCTGTTATTAGGCATAACCGGCGACGACTACCTTAACGGCAATGCCGGTGATGATTGGGTTGCCGGCAACGAAGGTCAAGATACCGTTCACGGTGGTCAAGGCAATGATACCTTGCACGGGGGATTTGACGATGACGTTTTATCAGGTGATCGCGGCAATGACCGGCTTTTCGGCGACTTAGGTGCGGATACAATCACCGGCGGCAGTGGCAACGACTCTTTTGTTATCGGCAAACGCAACGATGTCCCCGGATTTCTTTCTACCGGCGGCGCTCAAATTAGGGATGCCGACTGGATTTTAGACTTTGAGGATGGGGTTGACTCAATTGAGTTAATCGGTGGATTAACCTTTGACGATTTAAATATCTTCTCAGGAACGGGAGAATATGCCGGTCATACGATTATTCAAGAAAGCATAACCGGCCAGTATTTAGCCATTTTGAAAGGAATTGAGAGCCGGTTAATCGACCGAAATGATTTTTTACCCTTGACGCCGGCACCCATTCCGACAGACGAAACCCCTGTTCCACAGCCAACACCGGAACCCACTCCCACACCGATACCAACGCCTATTCCCACTCCAATACCGACACCGGAACCGACACCGATCCCAACACCCATTCCCACACCGATACCGACACCGGAACCGACACCGGAAGCGACTCCCATTCCCACACCGATACCGACACCGGAACCGACACCGGAACCGACTCCTATTCCCACTCCCATTCCCACACCAATACCGACGCCGGAACCAACTCCGATCCCAACACCCATTCCCACTCCCATTCCCACACCGGAACCGACTCCCACACCCATTCCCACACCGGAACCGACTCCCACACCCATTCCCACACCGGAACCGACTCCTACACCAACACCAGAACCGACACCCACGCCAACGCCAACGCCAGTCAACCTCCCACCCACAGATATTACTCTTGCCGGCAATTCGGTTAATGAAAACAGTCTTTCCGGGACAGTTATCGGCAC is from Microcoleus sp. FACHB-68 and encodes:
- a CDS encoding WD40 repeat domain-containing protein, translating into MPWQNAQLIRTLSERSGPVADLAFSPDGLILASGSCDSTVKLWNLETGDRHRSLFGYPLGVNAVAINSDGTMLAIGAPDGTVDLWDMETGKRLRTLCGQGRVTAIVFSPDGKTLVSGSDNSFSDTVFATPANKGNADAGESHAGSINIWHLSTGKLLYNLCDPSVPVNALSISPDGNSLVSGHRDGTINIWPKSSRPLPSHTLNGHQDAVYAIAISSNGQILASGSGDKTIKLWQLANGQSSTTLIGHADAVYTVALSPDGQLLASGSGDGTITIWQMNTGKRLCSLTGYSQNLNSVMSVVFSPDGQKLATGSGDGTIKIWQAS